One genomic segment of Humidesulfovibrio mexicanus includes these proteins:
- a CDS encoding phosphotransacetylase family protein, translating to MVGVYIGSTTGYSGKNLMAMTLGLRFKKLGLKVGYMKPVGAVPRREDGQPGDEDAMFLQEVLGLKQNPSLVTPVVVTREFTRRAFSEDIGDLMPGIAEAYAELSQGKDVMIVAGSGNFLGSGTYCGLDGVSVCRALGARALIVDRYRDELKYDYLLRCREALGQDLAGVVLNDIPEHYRAEVDELLVPFLRRKNVPVLGVIASDPIMSAIKVSDLAERLGGKVISAHHKADRVVENFLIGTMQVENFLAHFVRHKNSAIIVGGDRSDVQLVALEGSCPCLILTGNLHPNDIILTRSEVLQTPIIMVREDTFSVAKKMENILSRHKLRDMIKVNHGVNLVASALDFERLRERLGLD from the coding sequence ATGGTCGGCGTGTACATAGGCTCAACCACGGGCTATTCGGGCAAGAACCTCATGGCCATGACCCTTGGCCTGCGGTTCAAGAAGCTTGGGCTCAAGGTCGGCTACATGAAGCCCGTTGGCGCCGTTCCACGCCGCGAGGATGGACAGCCCGGCGACGAAGACGCCATGTTTCTTCAGGAAGTGCTGGGCCTCAAGCAAAACCCATCCCTGGTGACCCCGGTTGTGGTGACACGCGAGTTCACCCGGCGCGCCTTCAGCGAGGACATCGGCGACCTCATGCCCGGCATCGCCGAGGCGTATGCCGAACTCTCCCAGGGAAAGGACGTCATGATCGTCGCCGGGTCGGGAAATTTCCTGGGCTCCGGCACCTACTGCGGGCTTGATGGCGTCAGCGTGTGCCGTGCGCTGGGAGCCAGGGCGCTGATCGTCGATCGCTACCGCGACGAGCTCAAATACGATTATCTGCTGCGCTGCAGAGAGGCCCTCGGCCAGGATCTGGCTGGTGTGGTCCTAAACGACATTCCTGAGCATTACCGGGCAGAGGTGGACGAGTTGCTCGTTCCGTTCCTGCGCCGCAAGAATGTTCCCGTGCTCGGTGTCATCGCATCAGATCCCATCATGAGCGCCATCAAGGTCAGCGACTTGGCCGAGCGCCTTGGCGGCAAGGTCATCAGCGCCCACCACAAGGCCGATCGCGTGGTGGAGAATTTCCTTATCGGCACCATGCAGGTGGAAAACTTCCTGGCGCATTTCGTACGCCACAAGAATTCCGCCATCATCGTCGGCGGCGACAGGTCCGACGTGCAACTCGTGGCCCTTGAGGGCAGCTGTCCTTGTCTCATCCTTACCGGAAATCTGCACCCCAACGACATCATTCTCACCCGGTCCGAGGTGCTCCAGACGCCGATCATCATGGTTCGCGAGGACACCTTCTCCGTAGCCAAGAAAATGGAGAATATCCTGTCCCGGCACAAGCTGCGCGACATGATCAAGGTCAACCACGGCGTCAACCTTGTGGCGAGCGCCCTGGATTTCGAACGGCTGCGGGAACGGTTGGGCCTGGATTAA
- a CDS encoding acetate--CoA ligase family protein: protein MDSKALQAFFSPKTVAVIGASASSGKVGNAVVANMVASGFKGRLYPVNPKGGTILGLPAVRSVEELPGGIDLAIFAVPRDIVLPAFETLAERGLKSAIVISAGFREAGREGHVLERKLALLAHNHGIALLGPNSLGMMNASHGVNASFSASRPNAGAVAFCSQSGALCQAILDWAADEGFGFSKFISLGNKAVLNETSLLPHLGSDQSSKVIVGYMENIDGGEEFVRTAREVSRKKPVIMLKAGSTNAGAKAASSHTGAIAGSDDACAAAFRQSGIVRAPDLESLFLLAEAFATLPLPRGPNVAVLSNAGGPGILAADACERTSLHMARLSPETVQRLQGCLPPYASVYNPVDIIGDAGAERYRKSLEAVLDDPLTHAVLLLIAPTAMVEIEATATAIAQVAHRSPKPVLTCLLGRAHGSVGREILRQAGLPCYAFPEPALRSIEAMYAYSQWRQKPVPVYEPPRRELAQARTLVELAEKQGRVELADFEARALVSAYGVRVPLTHLARCGAEAIGFARSIGGPVALKAYSPQMSHRRDLGAVALNLEGDDAVRLAFSRLTAHLGRISPETPITGCLVQAMAPADSVEAVVSMRRDEQFGPLLMFGLGGIHTEILHDVSHHLTPLSRDEAFGMIRSIRSYLLLKGVGGHPAANLRALEDVLLALAAMAQDFPQVFEAELNPVLVNHEGALVAEARFTFRT, encoded by the coding sequence GTGGACTCAAAAGCCCTGCAGGCGTTTTTTTCTCCCAAAACCGTTGCGGTCATCGGGGCTTCGGCATCGTCCGGAAAGGTCGGCAACGCCGTTGTCGCCAACATGGTCGCGTCCGGTTTCAAAGGCCGATTGTACCCGGTCAATCCCAAGGGGGGAACCATACTCGGACTTCCGGCTGTCCGCTCCGTTGAGGAGTTGCCCGGCGGCATCGATCTCGCCATTTTCGCCGTGCCGCGCGATATTGTGCTTCCGGCTTTTGAAACGCTAGCCGAGCGGGGTCTCAAGTCGGCCATCGTCATCAGCGCGGGCTTCCGCGAAGCCGGGCGCGAAGGGCATGTTCTAGAGCGCAAGCTGGCCTTGCTGGCGCACAATCATGGCATTGCGCTGCTCGGCCCGAACAGCCTTGGCATGATGAACGCATCCCACGGTGTCAACGCGAGCTTTTCCGCCTCTCGACCCAATGCCGGGGCCGTCGCCTTTTGCTCACAGTCCGGGGCCTTGTGCCAGGCGATTCTCGATTGGGCCGCCGATGAAGGCTTCGGGTTTTCCAAGTTCATCAGCCTGGGCAACAAGGCCGTGTTGAACGAAACCTCGTTGCTTCCTCATTTGGGATCCGACCAGTCGTCCAAGGTCATCGTCGGGTACATGGAGAATATCGACGGTGGGGAGGAATTTGTCCGCACCGCTCGTGAGGTAAGCCGAAAAAAACCGGTCATCATGCTTAAGGCGGGTTCCACCAATGCCGGGGCCAAGGCGGCCAGTTCGCATACCGGGGCGATTGCCGGTTCGGATGATGCCTGCGCCGCGGCGTTCCGGCAAAGTGGCATTGTTCGTGCGCCGGACCTGGAATCGCTTTTCCTTCTTGCCGAGGCCTTCGCCACTCTTCCCCTGCCGCGGGGGCCCAACGTCGCGGTCCTGTCCAACGCTGGCGGGCCCGGCATTCTTGCGGCCGATGCCTGCGAACGCACCAGCCTGCACATGGCGCGGCTTTCGCCGGAAACCGTGCAGCGCCTGCAAGGCTGCCTGCCGCCCTATGCTTCGGTCTATAATCCCGTGGACATCATCGGGGACGCCGGGGCGGAGCGGTATCGGAAAAGTCTTGAGGCCGTTTTGGACGATCCGCTTACCCATGCTGTGCTGCTGCTTATCGCCCCAACAGCCATGGTGGAGATTGAGGCGACGGCCACAGCCATTGCCCAGGTGGCTCATCGTTCGCCAAAGCCGGTGCTCACCTGTCTGCTTGGGCGCGCACACGGCAGCGTCGGACGCGAGATACTGCGCCAGGCCGGTTTGCCGTGCTACGCGTTTCCGGAACCAGCGCTGCGCAGCATCGAGGCCATGTACGCCTATTCCCAGTGGCGGCAAAAACCTGTTCCCGTGTACGAACCCCCCAGGCGGGAACTGGCCCAGGCGCGCACCCTGGTTGAGTTGGCGGAGAAGCAGGGCAGGGTGGAGCTTGCGGACTTCGAGGCCCGCGCCCTGGTTTCGGCCTATGGCGTACGCGTCCCACTGACGCACTTGGCCAGATGCGGAGCTGAGGCCATTGGATTCGCGCGCAGCATCGGCGGTCCTGTCGCTTTGAAAGCCTATTCGCCGCAAATGTCCCACCGGCGCGACCTGGGCGCCGTCGCCTTGAACCTCGAAGGCGATGACGCAGTCCGTCTCGCGTTCAGCCGGTTGACGGCCCATCTGGGGCGCATCAGCCCGGAAACGCCAATCACCGGCTGTCTCGTACAGGCCATGGCCCCTGCGGATTCGGTGGAAGCCGTCGTTTCCATGCGGCGTGACGAACAGTTCGGCCCGCTGCTCATGTTCGGTCTTGGCGGCATACACACCGAAATTTTGCATGATGTTTCCCACCACCTGACCCCCTTGAGTCGCGACGAGGCTTTTGGCATGATCCGCTCGATCCGCTCGTACCTGCTGTTGAAAGGCGTTGGGGGCCACCCTGCCGCGAATCTGCGCGCCCTTGAGGACGTGTTGCTCGCCTTGGCCGCCATGGCCCAGGATTTTCCGCAGGTCTTCGAGGCGGAGTTGAACCCTGTGCTTGTGAACCATGAAGGGGCCCTGGTTGCGGAGGCCCGGTTCACCTTCCGCACATGA
- the mobA gene encoding molybdenum cofactor guanylyltransferase has product MKCSERAPRPAQLSAAILVGGAATRMGGAAKALLTVQGRPILDWLIDVLAPRFCELLLVAKEAGPYRTLCDRPGSGLRLALDVLPGRSSLTGIHAALEHASCSHVFLTAGDTPLLRPQLVDALLEHLRPEDDVVLPLKPDGYFEPLCALYSRRCLPHIAAQLACGDHKIIRFFDKVHVNPLPLDHLLRADPDLCSFRNANTPDELRSLRALAAEISHSQETLP; this is encoded by the coding sequence ATGAAATGTTCAGAACGCGCTCCTCGCCCAGCCCAGCTCAGCGCCGCCATTCTGGTTGGAGGCGCCGCCACGCGTATGGGCGGCGCGGCCAAGGCCCTGCTCACGGTCCAGGGACGGCCCATACTGGACTGGCTCATTGACGTTCTGGCTCCCAGGTTTTGCGAGTTGCTCCTGGTCGCCAAGGAAGCCGGACCTTATCGGACGCTCTGCGACCGGCCCGGCTCCGGTTTGCGATTGGCGCTGGACGTCCTGCCGGGCCGCAGCTCGCTTACAGGCATCCATGCAGCCCTGGAACATGCTTCGTGCAGCCATGTGTTTCTCACGGCGGGCGACACGCCGTTGTTGCGGCCGCAGCTCGTGGATGCGCTGCTGGAGCACCTGCGTCCCGAGGACGACGTTGTGCTTCCCCTGAAGCCGGACGGCTACTTCGAACCTCTGTGCGCCCTGTATTCCCGCCGTTGCCTGCCGCATATCGCCGCGCAACTCGCCTGCGGAGACCACAAAATCATCCGTTTTTTCGACAAGGTTCACGTGAATCCCCTGCCGCTGGACCACCTGCTCAGGGCCGATCCCGATCTGTGTTCCTTCCGTAACGCCAATACCCCTGACGAACTGCGCTCTTTGCGCGCTTTGGCAGCCGAAATCAGCCATTCACAGGAGACTCTTCCGTGA
- a CDS encoding molybdopterin molybdotransferase MoeA, with amino-acid sequence MTQPPISRDLALERIRHHIQEHQTNPVELPLFESLGLVCGQDLFAVHATPAEPRSTVDGFAFASQSIRMATPDTPITLSVSGQIRPSTKSPAALDSGCAVQILTGGPLPPGADCVVPAEDARIQEGALVFERPLGAREHVRAVGSDLKAGTRIIRRGEELNAQALAALAVSGSQTAKAYRPPQVLALALGNELDPPSVEAAPGQTSADNLLLVAGALLQRGVPDVTAEVCPNDLERISNRLGQGTYQCIVTTGGTGPGQRDFIRKAASDAGFHPLFDGLALTPGKSMFVAVRGATLLFALPGTPWAVFSLTQAIVLPSICWLRGRTLPTPSPILAKPMLPLQSPPLGWERLVPCTVSALGAELQAHPLLDRSREARLDMLEAQGLLIVTDTTDANELLRMIPIWENRRGHRLG; translated from the coding sequence GTGACGCAGCCCCCGATTAGCCGAGATCTCGCCCTGGAGCGGATCAGGCATCACATCCAAGAACATCAGACCAATCCGGTCGAACTGCCGCTGTTCGAAAGTCTCGGCCTTGTCTGCGGGCAGGATCTCTTCGCCGTTCACGCCACCCCGGCAGAGCCCAGAAGCACCGTGGACGGTTTCGCCTTCGCCAGCCAGTCCATACGAATGGCAACGCCGGACACCCCCATCACGTTGTCCGTATCCGGTCAGATACGTCCTAGCACAAAATCTCCCGCTGCGTTGGATTCTGGCTGCGCGGTGCAGATTCTGACCGGTGGGCCGCTGCCTCCGGGCGCGGACTGTGTGGTCCCGGCAGAAGATGCCCGCATTCAGGAAGGTGCCCTGGTATTCGAACGTCCATTGGGAGCGCGTGAGCATGTCCGCGCTGTTGGCAGCGACCTGAAGGCAGGCACACGCATTATCCGCCGTGGCGAAGAGCTGAACGCGCAGGCCCTTGCCGCTCTTGCGGTGTCTGGCTCGCAAACCGCCAAGGCCTACCGGCCTCCCCAGGTGCTGGCGCTGGCCTTGGGCAACGAGCTTGATCCTCCCAGCGTTGAAGCCGCTCCGGGCCAGACGTCGGCCGACAACCTGTTGCTTGTCGCAGGGGCGCTGCTGCAACGTGGCGTACCCGATGTGACTGCTGAAGTGTGCCCCAACGATCTGGAGCGAATCAGCAACAGGCTTGGTCAGGGCACATACCAGTGCATCGTCACCACGGGCGGCACAGGACCGGGACAACGGGACTTCATCCGCAAGGCGGCTTCCGATGCCGGATTCCATCCCTTGTTCGATGGCCTGGCCCTGACGCCTGGAAAGAGCATGTTCGTCGCCGTACGGGGAGCGACCCTGCTCTTCGCGCTTCCCGGAACCCCCTGGGCGGTGTTCTCGCTCACGCAGGCCATTGTGCTACCCTCCATATGCTGGCTGCGCGGCCGCACCTTGCCGACGCCAAGCCCCATCCTGGCCAAGCCGATGCTGCCACTGCAGTCTCCGCCGCTTGGCTGGGAAAGATTGGTGCCCTGCACGGTCTCGGCGCTTGGAGCGGAACTGCAGGCGCATCCGCTGCTTGACCGGTCCCGCGAGGCTCGGCTGGACATGCTTGAGGCGCAAGGACTCCTCATCGTTACGGATACCACCGACGCCAATGAGCTGTTGCGCATGATCCCCATATGGGAAAATCGCCGAGGGCACCGCCTGGGCTGA
- a CDS encoding EAL and HDOD domain-containing protein, whose product MRFALPGNEGHLFCDETSANMLLEAYLPQREDSTSRILIGFPEEALLQDIPRLLWPEGVVLEVDESAGFRPGIVQAVAELKKVGFGIAISDFRNRPGCGGLNALAEIMGIDCADGAESDHGNLEERIQAAHGLGAKALVRGLTSWTPMLQARMANADFFQGFFFTSMHLKPSSRLITATQVSRLRLLECLSQPDADFKALARVVEADAALTYRLLLFLNSASFGLARKVTSIEQAIVLAGWRPLKKWLEIALLTDLSPSPRHQELCHYAAQRSIFLRCIAKTAGLEQLAPSLALLGLLSFIEPILEMPPEQALVNIPVSEAIRMALCGQKSPLSPWLGLAYAMENAQWELAARVGASVKLALSDLSKCYLESLTEADALFRLLPAPKTKASNPDA is encoded by the coding sequence ATGCGCTTCGCCCTGCCTGGAAATGAAGGCCATCTGTTTTGCGACGAGACCAGCGCCAACATGCTGCTTGAAGCCTATCTTCCCCAGCGGGAAGATTCCACCTCGCGGATTTTGATAGGGTTTCCGGAAGAGGCGTTGCTCCAAGACATCCCTCGTTTGCTCTGGCCCGAGGGCGTGGTTCTGGAAGTAGATGAAAGCGCTGGATTTCGGCCCGGGATTGTTCAAGCCGTGGCCGAGCTAAAAAAGGTCGGCTTCGGCATCGCGATTTCTGATTTTCGCAACAGGCCAGGCTGCGGAGGGCTGAACGCCCTTGCGGAGATCATGGGGATCGACTGTGCGGATGGCGCAGAGAGCGATCACGGCAACCTTGAAGAGCGGATTCAGGCCGCCCATGGGCTTGGAGCAAAGGCCCTTGTGCGCGGCCTGACAAGCTGGACACCCATGCTCCAGGCCAGAATGGCCAACGCAGATTTTTTCCAGGGTTTTTTCTTCACCAGTATGCATTTGAAGCCCAGCAGCAGGCTTATTACCGCCACCCAGGTCTCGCGTTTGCGCCTCTTGGAGTGTCTGAGCCAGCCAGATGCCGACTTCAAGGCGCTTGCCCGCGTGGTTGAGGCCGATGCCGCCCTGACGTATCGCTTGTTGCTGTTTCTCAACTCCGCCAGCTTCGGCCTTGCGCGCAAGGTCACGTCCATAGAACAGGCAATCGTGCTTGCCGGTTGGCGCCCCCTTAAAAAGTGGCTGGAAATCGCCTTGCTTACCGATCTGTCTCCTTCGCCAAGGCACCAGGAACTCTGCCACTATGCGGCGCAGCGATCAATCTTCCTGCGCTGCATCGCCAAGACTGCTGGACTGGAGCAGCTTGCTCCCAGTCTCGCGCTCTTGGGGCTTCTTTCGTTCATTGAGCCGATTTTGGAGATGCCGCCTGAGCAGGCGCTGGTGAATATCCCCGTGAGCGAGGCCATCCGCATGGCCCTATGTGGCCAGAAAAGCCCATTGAGTCCATGGCTTGGGCTGGCCTACGCCATGGAGAACGCGCAGTGGGAGCTTGCGGCACGAGTGGGCGCAAGCGTCAAGCTGGCGTTGAGCGACCTTTCCAAATGCTATCTGGAATCCCTTACAGAGGCCGATGCGTTGTTTCGGCTGCTTCCTGCCCCAAAGACAAAGGCGTCTAATCCAGACGCCTGA
- a CDS encoding Hpt domain-containing protein, giving the protein MSHDLSQLTQSFVEDCREHLESIEASLLDIEAAGDDRDPELLNGVFRLAHSIKGGAGMLGFDNIKALAHKLENVLHKMRSGELRSSRSLLDALLNGFDRLSFLVGNIHESEHLDIAPQVEQLLALVGEPDDAVMPAGGFAALAVGKGGTFDVDAESLRQAAAGGNEIYLLEFDLIHDIHGKGRMPLEVLKALTDTGRIVDCKVDFCTVGDLDDFTNSIPFYVLFASILESQYVAGLVKLPHDRVRHMDVGSLALISREPGADEKRYGALALRPAGELATICLPETLSPPVLTDLRNALEAGMADCEGVLLDWTAVVRADLLFFQLLHCAKRSFQNRGRALAAVSPLPQDLVRICASHGFAQAESGALLPLRRLD; this is encoded by the coding sequence ATGAGCCATGACCTGTCGCAGCTTACGCAAAGCTTCGTGGAGGATTGCCGGGAACATCTGGAAAGCATCGAAGCATCGCTCCTGGACATCGAAGCCGCCGGGGACGACCGCGACCCTGAACTCCTCAACGGCGTGTTCCGTTTGGCCCATTCGATCAAGGGCGGTGCCGGAATGCTCGGCTTTGACAACATCAAGGCCCTTGCCCACAAGTTGGAAAACGTACTGCACAAGATGCGTAGCGGCGAGTTGCGGTCCAGCAGATCTCTGCTTGATGCCCTGCTCAACGGTTTTGACCGGTTGAGCTTCCTGGTGGGCAACATCCATGAGAGCGAACATCTGGACATCGCACCCCAGGTGGAACAGCTCCTTGCCCTGGTGGGCGAACCGGACGACGCCGTCATGCCCGCTGGAGGCTTTGCAGCCCTTGCTGTCGGCAAAGGGGGGACCTTTGACGTGGACGCCGAAAGTCTTCGTCAAGCCGCCGCCGGAGGGAACGAAATCTACCTGCTTGAATTCGACCTCATCCACGACATCCACGGGAAGGGGAGAATGCCCCTTGAGGTGCTGAAGGCCCTGACCGACACCGGCCGCATAGTGGACTGCAAGGTGGATTTCTGTACCGTTGGCGATTTGGATGACTTCACAAACAGCATCCCGTTTTATGTCCTTTTCGCCAGCATTCTCGAATCCCAGTATGTGGCAGGGCTGGTGAAGCTTCCGCACGATCGCGTGCGGCATATGGATGTCGGCAGCTTGGCACTGATTTCCCGTGAACCGGGAGCGGATGAAAAGCGCTATGGAGCCCTGGCGCTGCGCCCAGCGGGGGAGCTGGCCACAATATGTCTGCCGGAGACGCTCTCGCCGCCCGTGTTGACGGATTTGCGCAATGCCTTGGAGGCTGGCATGGCCGATTGTGAGGGCGTCCTTCTCGACTGGACGGCTGTAGTTCGGGCGGACCTGCTGTTCTTTCAACTTCTCCATTGCGCGAAGCGCAGTTTTCAGAACCGGGGCAGGGCGCTTGCCGCCGTGTCGCCGCTGCCACAGGATCTTGTCCGGATATGCGCAAGCCACGGCTTCGCCCAAGCCGAATCAGGCGCTTTGCTGCCGCTCAGGCGTCTGGATTAG
- a CDS encoding ATP-binding protein, with translation MTARPAQQEEDGVACELPASLEGVERFIALVHEYLAEQGLCGLAFDVELLAREGIMNAVQHGSESDPARTVWVRLCRSADALTLRIQDQGPGFDWRTAALRPPDPLQEKGRGLFIISKYSDSFFFNDQGNVLTMIKRLSMENQGMSNTAFDLVQMALGPNVTAKEVAGLRESFRASIQQGARRIVLDFSSVEHLDSMGIGLLVATHNSLVKLGGALALTGVNTDIHQLLTLMRLDKHFSISTEREAAT, from the coding sequence ATGACCGCACGCCCTGCGCAGCAGGAGGAGGACGGCGTCGCCTGCGAATTGCCCGCCTCTCTGGAGGGAGTAGAGCGTTTCATTGCGCTCGTTCATGAATATCTTGCTGAACAAGGGCTCTGCGGCTTGGCTTTTGATGTCGAGTTGCTTGCCCGAGAGGGGATCATGAACGCGGTGCAGCACGGCAGCGAATCCGATCCTGCCCGGACCGTCTGGGTGCGTCTGTGCAGAAGCGCCGATGCGTTGACCCTTCGCATTCAGGACCAGGGGCCCGGTTTCGATTGGCGCACAGCGGCGTTGCGCCCCCCCGACCCCTTGCAAGAGAAAGGGCGGGGCCTGTTCATCATCAGCAAGTATTCCGATTCATTTTTCTTCAACGACCAAGGCAACGTGCTGACCATGATCAAACGTTTGTCTATGGAGAATCAGGGCATGTCCAACACTGCATTCGATTTGGTTCAAATGGCACTTGGGCCGAACGTTACCGCCAAGGAAGTCGCGGGCCTTCGTGAGAGCTTCCGCGCAAGCATCCAGCAGGGCGCACGGAGGATCGTGCTCGATTTTTCCAGCGTTGAGCATCTTGATTCCATGGGAATTGGCCTTCTTGTGGCCACGCACAACTCCCTCGTCAAGCTGGGTGGGGCGCTGGCCCTCACCGGGGTGAACACGGACATCCACCAACTGCTCACCCTTATGCGGCTGGATAAGCACTTCAGCATCAGCACGGAGCGGGAGGCCGCCACATGA
- a CDS encoding PP2C family protein-serine/threonine phosphatase, with protein sequence MNAPSGELTENPHPREGHGVIMADADIPGKILVVDDEPVNLMVLKGVLGKSGYHVECASSGEQCLELARSSQPDMILLDVMMPGESGFDTCRKLKHDPATSHLPVMFITGLGEMSEKLEGLGIGAVDYITKPFMAAEVLARVKAQMAFQARQREVIDGQASRLAQVQQAQRALLPRPEDLPDSRFAVQFLTVLEAGGDFYDVLDTGSGRTVYFLADVSGHDLSASFLTPSLKALFRQHAISSATPADVLSRMNTTLCAITSEEVYMTAVCLLVDRSAGHYMLASAGHPPAMAVQNGLVASIRVSSPPLGLFLDADFGNCSARAQSGDRFYLYTDGLAENAGRYVTSDSFHDTLAELCLQNVLFPLRDAVGNMVRGMTTEAKPQDDIVLLGVEV encoded by the coding sequence ATGAATGCGCCGAGCGGCGAGTTGACCGAGAACCCCCACCCACGCGAGGGCCACGGCGTCATCATGGCTGATGCGGACATCCCCGGAAAAATTCTTGTTGTGGATGATGAGCCTGTGAACCTCATGGTGCTCAAAGGTGTGCTGGGCAAGTCCGGCTATCATGTCGAGTGCGCCTCAAGCGGCGAACAATGCCTTGAATTGGCGCGCAGCAGCCAGCCAGACATGATTCTGCTGGACGTAATGATGCCAGGGGAGTCCGGCTTCGACACCTGCCGCAAGCTGAAACACGACCCGGCCACGTCACATTTGCCGGTCATGTTCATCACTGGCCTCGGCGAGATGTCCGAAAAGCTCGAAGGATTGGGCATTGGCGCGGTTGACTACATCACCAAGCCATTCATGGCCGCTGAAGTTCTGGCCAGGGTAAAGGCGCAAATGGCCTTCCAGGCCCGCCAACGCGAGGTCATTGACGGCCAGGCTTCACGTCTGGCGCAGGTGCAGCAGGCGCAACGAGCCTTGCTCCCCCGCCCGGAAGACCTTCCTGATTCCCGGTTTGCCGTGCAGTTCCTCACCGTGCTTGAGGCTGGAGGCGACTTTTATGATGTGCTGGATACCGGGTCCGGCCGCACGGTGTATTTTTTGGCTGACGTGAGCGGACACGACCTGAGCGCATCGTTTCTCACCCCTTCCCTCAAAGCCTTGTTTCGCCAGCACGCGATATCAAGCGCCACCCCAGCGGATGTGCTTTCCCGCATGAACACAACCCTTTGCGCCATCACCAGCGAGGAGGTCTACATGACCGCAGTGTGTCTGCTTGTCGATCGCTCGGCGGGCCACTACATGCTGGCTTCGGCCGGGCATCCTCCGGCGATGGCGGTGCAAAACGGCCTGGTGGCGAGCATACGCGTTTCAAGTCCGCCGCTTGGGCTGTTCCTTGACGCCGATTTCGGGAATTGCAGCGCTCGCGCCCAATCAGGCGATCGATTCTATCTGTATACCGATGGGTTGGCCGAGAATGCAGGGCGTTACGTCACAAGCGACAGTTTTCATGACACGTTGGCCGAACTGTGCTTGCAAAACGTCCTGTTCCCCCTTCGGGATGCTGTGGGGAACATGGTTCGCGGCATGACGACGGAGGCAAAACCACAGGACGACATCGTGCTCCTGGGGGTGGAGGTATGA
- a CDS encoding inorganic phosphate transporter: MPDLPLMLVAIVALALFFDYTNGAHDSANAIATIVSTKVLSPKMAVVMAAMLNLAGALMGEQVARTIGSGIVNAEVVAGCQTIVLAALFGAIFWNLLTWYLGLPSSSSHALIGGLMGAAAAYSGFDALNFASIFKKVILPLVLSPMAGFLGGYVIMVLLTWLFHKAKPRKVNTLFRKLQIVSSAFMATSHGQNDAQKTMGIITLALFLSHEIPEIHVPLWVKLSCAMAMGLGTATGGWKIVKTMGHKIFKLEPIHGCAAETAAAMVITAASHMGAPISTTHVISTSVLGVGASKRLSAVRWGVAGNMVIAWIITIPAAGLVAALVFLALRQLGTT, from the coding sequence ATGCCTGATCTGCCTTTGATGCTGGTGGCCATTGTCGCGTTGGCGCTTTTTTTCGATTATACCAACGGCGCGCACGATTCCGCCAACGCCATCGCAACCATTGTCTCCACCAAAGTCCTTTCGCCCAAGATGGCCGTCGTAATGGCCGCCATGCTGAATCTCGCCGGAGCGCTCATGGGCGAGCAGGTGGCGAGAACAATCGGCAGCGGGATCGTCAACGCCGAAGTCGTCGCCGGTTGCCAGACCATTGTACTCGCAGCACTGTTCGGTGCGATTTTCTGGAATCTTCTCACTTGGTATTTGGGGCTTCCCTCTTCCTCCTCCCATGCGCTCATCGGCGGCCTTATGGGAGCCGCGGCGGCTTACAGCGGCTTCGACGCACTCAATTTCGCCTCGATCTTCAAGAAGGTCATCCTGCCCCTTGTGCTTTCGCCCATGGCGGGGTTTCTGGGCGGATACGTCATCATGGTCCTGCTGACATGGCTGTTCCACAAGGCGAAACCCCGCAAAGTCAACACCCTATTCCGCAAACTGCAAATCGTCTCCTCGGCTTTCATGGCCACCAGCCACGGGCAAAACGATGCCCAGAAAACCATGGGCATCATCACTTTGGCCTTGTTTCTCTCACACGAAATACCTGAGATCCACGTCCCGCTTTGGGTCAAGCTTTCCTGCGCCATGGCCATGGGACTTGGAACCGCCACCGGCGGCTGGAAGATCGTCAAGACCATGGGGCACAAGATTTTCAAGCTGGAGCCGATTCACGGCTGTGCGGCGGAAACCGCTGCCGCCATGGTCATCACTGCGGCCAGCCACATGGGCGCGCCCATCAGCACCACGCATGTCATCTCCACATCCGTGCTTGGGGTCGGCGCAAGCAAGCGTCTGTCCGCCGTGCGCTGGGGTGTGGCCGGGAACATGGTCATCGCCTGGATCATCACCATCCCTGCGGCAGGGCTTGTGGCCGCGTTGGTGTTTTTGGCCCTGCGGCAATTGGGGACGACGTAG